The window TCTTATTTCAGCAATTGCTTAAACCGATGGCCATCATTGATAAAAATCAAGAACCTCTCAGACTTATTTATCCATCATAGTCCGGCTGTAGAATTATATTAATTAAAAAATATTTAAATATATTTGACCGCAATCTTTCAAGGATAGTGTAATGAAAAAACTTACTCGCATTACGGTCGCTGTCATATTTTTGCTTTTACTCGGTTATTTTGGGTTATCTGGATATGTGTGGTATCACGATAACCAACGAAGAGAAAATAATGACATTCAGACATCTAAAATTGCAGAAAATAATCAAGTCCTAAAGTTCTTTGCTGAAAAAGGATGCGATTACTGTCACACGCCGTCAACTGATTTACCTGCCTACGCATCATTCCCCATTGCTAAGCAACTGATGGAGTACGATATTCAGCTAGGTTATAAATCATTCAACCTTGAGGCCGCTCGCGCTGCACTCATCGCAGGAGAACCTGTACCGCAAAGTGAATTAAATAAAATTGAGTGGGTTATGCAGAACCACACCATGCCACCAACGCGTTATGTTGCACTTCATTGGGCCAGTAGCGTCAGTGACGAAGAACGTGATAACCTATTGAATTGGATAGCTAAACAGCGGGAAGAACACTATACCAGCCAAGATACCGCTGCTGAGCACCGCAATGAACCAATTCAACCAATTCCAAAATCACTGGATGTCGATGATGCAAAAGTCGCATTAGGTTTCCGCTTGTATCATGATGCGCGTCTGTCAGGGGATAGCACGATTTCTTGTGCACACTGCCACGCGCTCAATGCAGGTGGTGTTGATGGCCGTAAAACGTCAATTGGTGTTGGCGGTGCAGTAGGTCCAATCAATGCGCCAACGGTGTTTAACTCGGTATTTAATGTCGAACAGTTTTGGGATGGTAGAGCACCTGATTTACAAGCCCAAGCCGGTGGCCCACCATTAAACCCTATCGAAATGGCATCAAAATCATGGGATGAAATCATTGAAAAACTGGATAAAGACCCTGTCTTAAAGCAAGATTTCAATGCCGTTTACCCAGAAGGGTTCACGGGTGACACCATCACAGATGCGATTGCAGAGTTCGAAAAAACCTTAATCACCCCAGACTCTCCGTTTGATAATTGGTTAAGAGGCGACAAGACTGCATTAACCGCGCAACAACTCCATGGCTACCAGTTATTTAAAGAAAACAAATGTGCAACCTGCCATGGTGGTGTGATCTTAGGTGGTCGTTCCTTCGAACCGCTTGGTTTGAAAAAAGACTATGAGTTTGGTGAAATCACTGCACAAGATATTGGTCGTATGAATGTCACCTCTGATGAGCGTGATAAATTACGCCAAAAAGTACCAACGCTAAGAAATGTTGAATTAACAGCGCCTTATTTCCACCGTGGGGATGTCGCCACCTTAGATGAAGCAGTGAAACTGATGCTGCGTTATCAAGTCGGTAAAGAACTGCCACAGAAAGATGTCGATGACATTGTTGCCTTTCTTGAAAGCTTAACCGGTGTGTATACACCGTATATGCAACAAAGTGATTCACAACAGTAAATATCAATAGCTGATTGATATGAAAAACCAATAGCACCGTGCAAATGATAGCGGTGCTATTTTTATTTATAACGTATCTTTGTAAAACACCACTTTCTCTAATACAGGCAATGTTAACTGTTGTTGATATCCATCCAATGTTTCTTTGGCCAGTATCGCCAATGCGCAGTAAAAATCGCTGTTAGCCGAATCTATCAATACTTCGAGAAAATGTGCCGACCAAGGTAATAGATGCCAAGCGAGTAACTCTTCTAAATCAGCTCTGCGATTTTGCTCAGCGAGCCAAGCCGCTAACATCAAAATCAGCCCAAAGTGGTCTTCTGGCTCTTTTTGTGTTGTCACTGGCTCAACACCTTTAGTACGCATCCATTGGCGCAGCTCAACGGTTGAGTCACCAAAAACAATCTTTTCTTTATCTAACCAGACTGAGCCCCAAGGAGGCGCGGGTAAAGCATAAGGCCCGATAAACAAGCGCTGCCATGCTTCACTGAGGGGTTCATTCTCCTGAGCACTGGATTGTAAAAGCTGGCTAATTTTTGCTAAAGAAGGTAAGGAAAATGGCCATTCTTCATGCCAAGTTGGCTCTTGTAAAATCGAAATAATCTCTGCGTTGTTTTCATTTTCTGGTGAGAAATAAAATAAAGACCCCAGAACTCGCCCTGTGACTGCGACGTGCTCAAGAAAGTGCGCTTCTTGCATATTGATTGTCTCTGAAGTTATCAGCGCAGGGAAACCATCTCCTGCGCTGAAAGGTTTACCAATTAAGCCACAGCCATACCGACTGTCATATGTAAACCATAGAATAGCCCACGACCGATAAATTCACCAATCAGTACCAGCACGGTACCCAGAAGTAGACTCAATACTGAAGGCTGATTTTGTCGCACAACAGGCAAAATCCATAGCAGTAACCCAAGACTGGTCACCACTAAGCGTATCACTTGTAAAACACCAAAATCAGGGACTAAATCCACTGCTTTTTGAACAGAAGTGGCAATTAATGCAATTTCTCCGCTTTGCAGTAGTACTGACGCGATAGTCACAATATAAGCCACGATACTAATTGCTGCTAACTTACCACTATTAAACGGAAATTTAGCTACGCGTAATAAAAGTGCGCCTAAAATTGGCCCAACAACAAACAAAGTCATAAAGAAACCAATGGTGGTATGTGGCGTATTCCATGTTGGCACCGTGCTTATCATATAAACTCGAGTCATTGCCCAAACAAATAACAGCCCCACCAGCATGGTGATGATTAACCACACTTTGTCTAACCCTGTTGGCATTTTTTTCATTGCAGATAACAGCCACCATAGGCCGCCCAAAGCAAAGAAAATGGAGCCAAACAGCACTTCGTTACTTAATGATGACGCAAACACACGGTTCATCGAGTTAAATGCACGCATCGGTGAGCCCATATGCATCATGGATGCGAGAAAGCCTAAGCCCATCAACACCCATAACGCCAACATTGCATTCACAATGCGCTGTTTTTGGGATTTATCATCTGTCGATAACCAAGCAAGCCCTGTCACAATCACGCCACCTGCAATACTTTGGCCTAATACCGTAAATAAAATCAGCGGCCATTCGTGTAATCCATTGCCCATGTTATACCTCCCGAGGATTGGCTAAATGGCCTGTCGTATCATTGACAGGACGGCTATTGGCATTGGGTTTAATGACAATATTGGGCTTGGTATAATGCGCTTCAGGTAGTGGCGCAATCTCTGCCAAATTGCCATGTTTTTCACGTAACTCTTCAATGGGACCAAAATCTAATGCACGCAGTGGGCAAGACTCAGCACAAATCGGTTTTTTGCCAACCGCAACACGTTCATAGCAACCATCGCACTTGGTCATATGCCCTTTTTCGCTATCAAATTGCGGCGCACCGTATGGGCAAGCCATATGGCAATAGCGGCAGCCAATACACACACTTTCATCCACAACGACAAAGCCATCTTCACGTTTATGCATCGCGCCACTTGGGCACACTTTCACACAAGCAGGGTCTTCGCAGTGGTTACATGAAATCGACAAATAATAACTAAATACGTTTTGATGCCATACACCGTTATCTTCTTGCCAATCTCCCCCTGCATATTCATAAATGCGTCTAAAATTCACCGCAGGAGATAAATTTTTGTAGTCCTTACACGCTAATTCACACGTTTTGCATCCGGTGCATCGTGCGGAATCAATATAAAAACCATATTGTGTTGTCATGATTTATCTCCCTATACCCTTGCCACTTCAACCAAATTACTGTGTTGCGGATTACCTTTCGCTAACGGTGACGGGCGCTGAGTCGTCAGGACGTTTAGGCTACCACCATGGTCCACCTTGTTTTCATCAGGTGCGTACCATGCCCCTTCCCCCATAGCCACAACCCCTGGGATGATGCGTGGGGTCACTTTGGCAGCGATCTGCACTTCCCCTCTATCGTTGTAAATACGCACTATGTCGCCATCTTTAATATTGCGACGTTTTGCATCAATAGGGTTGATCCACATCTCTTGTAAACAAGCAGCCTTAAGCACATCAATGTTGCCGTAAGTGGAGTGAACTCGTGATTTATAGTGGAAACCACTCAGTTGCAGTGGGTATTTTTCGGTGAGCTTATCATCATGGCTTTCAAAGCCTGGTGAATACATTGGGAGTGCTGATATCAAATCACCTTCTGCGAGCGTCCATGTTTTCGCGATATCCGCTAATTGAGATGAATAGATCTCAATCTTTCCTGACGGGGTATTTAATGGGTTTGCAATTGGGTCTTCGCGGAAGGCTTTATGTGCCACGACATGCCCTTGTGGGTTCATTTTTTTGTAAATCCCTTGCTGCTGGAATGTCTCAAAATCAGGTAGCTCAGGTAACTTTTGTCGTGAGATTTCATACAAATGGCGTAGCCACTCTTCTTGGGTTCGCCCTTCGGTAAATTTCTCTTCAACCCCCATACGGCGTGCGATTTGTGTACACATTTCATACACCGTTTTGCTCTCAAAACGTGGTTCAATGGCTTGGCTGGCGAAAATCACATACCCCATATTACTAGCAGCACCATCCAAGCAAAAATCCATTTGTTCAGACGCGGTACAATCTGGCAGGACTAAATCCGCATATTTCGCTGAAGCCGTCATATGGTTATCAATCACTACTATCATTTCACATTTTTTATCATCCTGAAGGATGTCATGCGTTTTATTAATATCAGAGTGTTGATTGATTAAACTGTTGCTGGCGTAGTTCCAAATAAACTTAATCGGAACATCCAGTTTATCTTTACCTCTTACCCCATCATGAGTTGCGGTCATTTCAGGGCCGCGCTCTATCGCATCGGTCCATAAAAATACGGAAATACTTGCTTTGACTGGGTTTTCTAACGTTGGCATCCGCTCAAATGGAATATCATAGTTCCCTTCACGAGCCCCCGTATTTCCCCCATTTATACCCACATTACCGGTTAAAATCGGTAACATCGCAATCGCACGTGCGGTTTGCTCGCCGTTCGAATGGCGCTGTGGCCCCCAACCTTGGCTAATATAAGCAGGTTTTGCGGAACCGATTTCACGCGCTAGTTTGATGATTTTATCAGCAGGAATACCGGTGATTTGCGCAGCCCATTGTGGTGTTTTTTCTACACCGTCATCCCCTTACCCTAAAATATATGCCTTGTAGTGGCTATTTTTCGGAGCATCTGCGGGTAGCGTTTTCTCATCATAGCCGACGCAGTATTTATCTAAGAAAGGTTGGTCAACCATATTTTCAGTGATCAGCACATGAGCGATCCCTGCCACCAATGCGGCGTCTGTTCCCGGACGGATTGGGATCCACTCGTCTTCACGCCCTGCTGCTGTATCAGTATAACGCGGGTCGATCACGATCATTCTTGCATTAGAACGCTCACGGGCTTGCTCGAGTTGATAAGTGATCCCACCACCGCTCATACGGGTTTCGGCAGGGTTGTTTCCGAACAGAACCACCAACTTGGAGTTTTCGATATCAGAAACGCTATTACCCGCCCCGCTACCATAGGTATAAGGCATCGCACAGCTGATTTGTGCTGTACTATAGGTACCGTAATGATTTAAATAGCCGCCCATGCAGTTCATCAAGCGGGCGATTGGTGAATTCGCTGGCGGCCATGAACGTGCGACTGTGCCACCTAATGTGCCTGTTCCATAGTTCAAGTACACCGCTTCATTGCCATAATCGGCAATAATCCGTTTTAGATTGTCGCTAATTAAATCGTAGGCTTCTTCCCAACTAATTTGTTTGAATTTACCTTCACCACGTGCCCCAACGCGCAGCATCGGGTATTTCAAGCGGTCAGGGTTATAGACACGACGGCGCATTGAGCGCCCGCGTAAACAGGCTTTAACTTGGTGCTTATTACCGTAAACATCATCACCGGTATTGTCAGTTTCGACATATTTGATTTCACCATCAACCACATGCATACGCAGTGGGCAACGGCTTCCACAGTTAACGGTACATGCGCTCCAAACTATTTTTTCTTCAGGTATGGCTGTTTTGGGTGTGATTTCACTGGTATCAGCAACACTATTAAAAGGTAAACTTAGCGCTCCACTTGCAAGTGCGAGTCCCCCGACGGTACTGGTTTGCATTAGCTTCCTGCGGCTGATCTCCGATTGGAGTACTCCCTCAGATAATGCTTTACTCATAATCTGCCTCACTTAACATTGCTTCAGCGTTTTAAAATGGCTTTTTTGAAATTTATTTTTATCTTTAATTTATTTATCGACTTCCAATTACCATTCTATAACCGAGGCACCGCGGGGTATTGTGCACGATCAACAATCCAGCACAAAAAGTATGGTTTTTATCCATTAGCAATCATTAAATAATATTGAAAATAAAACCATCCCAGTTTTTATCTTTAAAAATTAATTTAATTAAAATAAATATAGTGAGATTATTTCTTAAGTTGAGTTGATTTAACTATTTTAAAGCCTTTTTATTTAATAAATATTTTTTACTTAATAAATTGCGCCATTCATTTCTATTGTGCAAATGAACAAACAAATTAACAATTGGCCGTACAATAAATACAGCTATCTTCACATTATTTTAATAGTACTTCCCTACTATTAAGATTACCTCTAACCAATAGCCAATCATATATATCACATCATATCTAAATTAATTAGATACATTCCTTTTAATCAATCGATATTATTAATAAGGCTGTAAAAATGAAAATAAATGTATTATTAGATTTGAAGAATAATTTAGGGGAAGGCCCTGTTTGGGATATTCAACAGCAACGCTTATATTGGATTGACAGTTTAGATGGCCGTGTATTTTCCTGTACGGAACGTGGAACTGAAATTAAAAGCTGGGATGTTAGGCAGAAAATTGGTTCAATGGCTTTATGTAAAGATGGAAACTCCGCAATTGTTGCACTCGAGAAAGGAATTTATCTTCTTGATTTTGCTACGGGAGAAACAAATCTTCTGCACTCACCTGAAAGTGATAAACCTCATAATCGATTCAATGATGGGAAAGTGGATAGGCAAGGACGCTTTGTTGTCGGTTCGATGGATATGCAAGAAGAGACCCCGTCAGGTGCGTTATATCGGCTAGATACGGACTATTCCCTTCATAAAATTGAACAAAGTATTATTGTTTCAAATGCGCCTTGCTGGTCGCCTAAAGGCGATACTTTCTATTTCGCTGATACATGGACAGGTGAAATATGGAAATATGATTATGACGGCTTAACAGGCAATATCAGTAATCGCCAAACATTCTGTACCGTTAACACCTCATCGGGTGGAGCTGCTGATGGTGCGACCGTTGACAGTGAAGGCTATCTTTGGAATGCCCTTGTATATGCAGGAAAAGTCGTTCGATATAGCCCTACTGGCGAAATTGACAGAATTATCGAAATGCCTGTTAAGAAAGTCACCAGCGTCGCTTTTGGAGGTGAAAACTTAGATATTTTATATGTCACATCGATGGCAAGGCCGCCTTTACCTCGCTTTCCTGAAGATGGCCAATTACGCGGTAGTGTCTTCTCCATACATAATCTTGGTGTGACCGGTATTCCTGAAAAACGGTTTGGGGGTTAAATAACGTTTAAATCAAAAATGAATATCAACGGTTCACAAATTATTATACTTATAAAAGAGCTACAATTATGATTAAAAATAATGTTTCAAATAATAAAATATCATTTAAGAAAATACATCGTTTCTCGTGGGTCTCATTATTTGTTTGCTGGCTTATTTGGTTATTAAATGCTTATGATAGAGAAATGATATTAAGACTAGGCCCTGTTATTTCTCAGGAATTTAATTTAAGCCCTGAAGAATGGGGGAATATCGTTGCTATTATTATGATAGCCCTCGCTATTTTAGATATACCCGGTTCAGTTCTAAGTGATCGATATGGTTCAGGTTGGAAACGTGCTCGTTTTCAAGTTCCTTTAGTATTAGGTTATACCGCTATTTCATTTGTTTCTGGTTTTAAAGCTATTAGCCATAATTTAACCTATTTTATCCTATTAAGATTTGGAGTGAATCTCGGTGCCGGTTGGGGTGAACCTGTTGGAGTAAGTAATACGGCAGAATGGTGGCCAAAAGAAAAAAGAGGTTTTGCACTTGGTGTACACCATACTGGATATCCCATCGGAGCTTTATTAAGCGGTGTTGTTGCAAGTTTTATTATCTCTGAATTTGGCGAAGCGAACTGGCGATATAGCTTCTTTATACCACTCGTGGTCGCACTGCCTATTATGATTTTTTGGGCTAAATATTCAACCGCAGCACGGATCTCAATATTATATGAGCATATTGAAAAATCAGGCATGACCAAACCAGCAGAAAGTAGTAGTACTCAAGTACAAAAAGGCCAAGGATTTAAAATTTTTATTAAGACACTAAAAAATAGAAATATTGCACTAACAGCTGGGAATACATTATTAACTCAGATTGTTTATATGGGGATCAGCATGGTATTGCCCTCCTATTTATATCATGTCTCTGGGTTATCTTTAGCCGCTTCAGCGGGGCTGAGTATCATCTTCACATTAACGGGTGTACTCGGGCAAATTGTTTGGCCTTGGCTATCAGACATATTAGGTCGAAAAAGAACCTTAATCATTTGCGGTTTATGGATGAGCATTGGTATCGCTTTATTTTACTTCGCAACGTCAATGCCAAAAATTATCGCTATACAGCTGTTCTTCGGCTTGGTGGCTAATGCCGTTTGGCCAATTTACTACGCTATGGCATCTGATAATGCCAATGACCAATCCATTTCTACTGCAAATGGTATTATCACCACATCCATGTTCATTGGTGGTGCATTATCCCCGCTATTAATGGGCTGGTTAATTAATCTTGGTGGAGGCTGGAATAGCTCTTTAGGCTATATTTATACCTTCTTTGCAATGGCTGCCTGCGCACTACTTGGTGTCATATTACAGCTCTTTACTACCCACACATCACTGCATGAAAACCATACGGCAGCTGAATAAATCACTTTAAATAAGGTTGTTTAAACCCATAAAAAAACCCCTTAAACGGAAATTTACTAAAACGTTTAAGGGGAAATATAAAATATAAATTATCGAGTGAATATTTGTTCTGCTAACCGTAATTAAAACAATCCATTACGCAGTTAGGCCACCATCTAAGACCAATGTTTGCCCTGTTAAGTACTGGCTATTATCGCCAATCAAAAATTCAACTAGCTCTGCCACTTCTTGGGGTTGCCCTAAGCGGCGTAACGGGATGTTTTGGCACATAGCTTTTAATTTAGCTTCAGGCATTGCACGGGTCATATCACTATCAATAAGCCCCGGAGCAATACAATTCACACGTAACCCAAAACGCCCAACTTCATGAGCCAATGAACGCGTCAACCCCATCATCGCCGACTTACTCGCTGCATAAGCTGTTTGGCCAATATTGCCTTTTAGCCCAGTAATTGATGACATCAATACGATCGAGCCATTCCCCGTCATCAACATTGCAGGTAATAATTTACGGTGCCAATTCATCACGGAAATGACGTTGTTCTCTAGCACGTCTCGCCAGATTTCAGCATCTTGATGAATATGTAAGGCATCCCTAGTGATACCTGCATTATGAATAATAGCCGTAGGAGCCCCAAACTGTTCCAATAACGAGCTAGAAAGCGCATCAACTTGTGCTTCATTCTTGCCATCACACGGGGATCCTTTCACCCATGTATCTAAATCGGGGTTTTCAAGACTCGCTTGTGTTTCATTAACACCATCAACGTTACGCCCAGTAAAAACCACATTCCAGTGGCGTCGCAATTCACTAACCAGTGCGAGTCCAATTCCTCGGCTTCCTCCCGTCACGAGTATCCATTGATTATTTGCCATTTTAAGATTTCGGTTCCTTATCAATATGTTCACACAGTGCTTTTACCGAAATTTCTGGATGTTCTAGGAAAAATTCAGCATCTAAAACAACATTAAAGTCACGTTTAACAAGCACCATAAGTTCAACATAATCTAAGCTATCAAACTCTAACTGGACTAAAGTCATATCCGCATTCAACTCTTCTGCTTCTATATCTTTTGCGTCACAGATCATGTCACTAATTTTGATATAAATTTCTTGATATTGGCTCATTTTTTTTATCCTTGCATTCTTATTGAGTTATTGAATTAACTTTCAATGTTATTGAATTGTTTATTATTTTTTCCCCGTAATGGGCAGTGATACTGATACTTACTAATCGGCCACTCTCACTATCCGCAATGACTAAGGCGGGTAAAATACGTAGGTAAATAGGTTCAGGAGAGGTGATAGGAACCCATTTAGTCAGAAGTGCATGGTCAAAAACCACTTCTTGGTGGGTTTGTACGATAGGATAACGGCAAAAAATATCTTTCAACGTTGAGCCGGCTGGCAGCCATTGCGCGATCTCTTGTTGTTGAAATAAAGAGCTATCATGAATTAAGTACCAAAACAAAACTGCATCAATAAATTGCCATTCATACATTTCGTTGGGAAACTGAGAGAATATTGACTGCAATTTCACAAGTTCGGCGGTCGAAATCGTTATCTCATTTGCGATTTCATGTAATCGCGGTGGGGAGGTGACCGACAATTGGCAAGTTAAACAATTTTGTTGCTCATCAGAAGAGAGTAAAGCCACAGATCCCGCTTTATTTCGTGCAACTAATTGATAATCTTTATCGTTCCATAACGGATTGCGTAACCGCACGACACATTTGATAAACTCAGAGTCGATAACCTCTTGTGAAGCCAATAGTTCGTGATTTAATGATTCACTCGCAAATTGTTTCACATCGAGTAGTGCACGCATGCCATGTACACTCAGTTGCTCTCCGCCCTTCGCTTTGACCCATTCAAGGTCAAAATGAATCGGGTTATCATCACCAGAAAATGATGCCCACTGTTTTGCATCCTCAACGGTATAACGTAATGTCCTCATGACGCTTTCTCTAAAATCAGCGCCGCATTTGCCCCACCGAAGCCAAAACTCAGGTTTAGTGCACGCTTAACTTCACCAATACGGTGTTCGTTAGGGATATAATCGAGGTCACATTGCGGGTCCGAGTGATGTAAGTTAGCAGTTGCAGGCATCACGCCATGCGCCATCGCTTGCAAGCAAATAATGGTTTCAAAGCTACCAGCAGCGGCAATTAAGTGTCCGGTATAGGATTTAGTACTAGACATTGGGATTTGATAAGCTGCCGCACCTAATGCCTTTTTCAGTGATTCTGTTTCATTTAAGTCATTAAGAGCCGTTGAGGTCCCATGGGCATTGATATAATCGATAGATTCAGGAGCGGCTCCCGCTTGTTGTAAAGCCATTTCAATGGTTTTCACTCGGGCGACACAATCTTCTGCTGGTGATGTAAAATCAAATGCATCAGAAAAATTCGCATACCCTGTAATTTCACCCAAAATAGTGGCGCCACGTGAAATAGCGCTCTCACGCTCTTCTAAACACAACACGGCTGCACCTTCAGAAAGCACGAATCCACTACGGTCCGCACTGAATGGGCAACATGCACGAGTCGGGTCTTCCGCTTCACGAGTTAAAGCACCAAGAACATCGATATTCCATACAGCACAATCGGTCCGCAAGGACTCTCCTGCACCAGCGAGCATCATATCGGCTCGTCCATGACGGATCGCGTCAAAAGCATCACCAATCGCAATAGTGCCTGTCGCACAAGCCGCGATGGTCGTATTTTGATATCCACGCAGGTTCCAAAACTGGCTGCAAGCCGCTGTTGTCACACTTGGCATTGCATAAAAACAGTTGAAAGGCGAGGTCATCCCTGTCGCTTCGAATTCACTTACCGACATATAATTTTCATCAAGCCCTGCCCACCCCGATCCCATAATGACGCCACACATCAGAGGGTCATATAAATCCGTTAATGGCGTGTCTGCGAAGGCCATGTTCATGGCCTCTCGTGCGGCCCCCAAAGCTAAGCGCGTATGGCGCGGTAAACGACGACGAATAGCCGCGGGAACCCCTTTTAAGCTGGGTTCATTATCAATAAGCCCTAAAAAATGACTGTGGATATTTTGCGCAGTTTTATCAACGTAACGATAACCGAGCTTTTTATCCATAATCGCTTGCCAACATGCTGAAGCCGTATCCCCCAATGGAGTGACAGCCCCATAGCCTGTGACAACAACGCGTTTAAAGTGAGATTTTTGGTTCATAATGGGTTGTCCTCTTGTCGGGCGCTACCGCCACCTTGTGCTAGCCAAAGTTGCAGCGTTGCATAAAGATAATCGTATTGATTTTGAGCTAATGTGTTCTCAATAGTTAAAAGGTCATCTTGCGCATTAAGCAGTGTTTGATAATTCGCGGCACCAGCTCGGTAACGGCTGCTAGTGAGCTTTAACCGCTGCTGGCTAAGTGATAATGACTGTTGCAATTGCTGACGAATTTCATCCGCGGCAAAACGGGCTTCCATCGCGTTATCGACTTCTGATAATGCGGTATAAGCCGCACGACGAAATGCCACCGCAGCTTGTTGCACTTGTAAGTCGGATTGTTCAATGGTCAATTTCACCGTGTTCCACTGAATAAAAGGCAGAGAAATCGAACCTCCAACAACTCGTGTCGGGTCACTAAACCATTGAGAAAACAATTGGCTACCCGCATTAAGCGCACCTTGCAAAGACAGTGTCGGGTAGAAACTCAATTTAGCAGCGTCAGAGTCAGCAAGCGCGGAACGAAGACGTGACTCGGCAGCTTGAATATCTGGCCGCTGTGCTAATACGGACAACGGTGTTGCGTTAAGAATTTCAATTCGTTGATTTCGATTAAGTGCGGTGAGCTCACTGGCATGCTGCTCTGCAGGGCGGTTCAACAATAGGGCTAGCGCATTACGGGAACTGTCACGTTCTTTAATGATTCGTCGCAATTCATTTTTTCGACTAATCACAGTTTGCTGCGATTGTAAAAAATCCAGTTGGCTAACTTTTCCTGCCAAATACCAAGACTTAATTTGCTGCTGACTTTTTTCTGCAATCTTTTGGCTCGCTATCAGGTTATCAATCTGTTGATTTAACAGTGCAATATTCCAATAT is drawn from Providencia huaxiensis and contains these coding sequences:
- a CDS encoding beta-ketoacyl-[acyl-carrier-protein] synthase family protein, producing the protein MNQKSHFKRVVVTGYGAVTPLGDTASACWQAIMDKKLGYRYVDKTAQNIHSHFLGLIDNEPSLKGVPAAIRRRLPRHTRLALGAAREAMNMAFADTPLTDLYDPLMCGVIMGSGWAGLDENYMSVSEFEATGMTSPFNCFYAMPSVTTAACSQFWNLRGYQNTTIAACATGTIAIGDAFDAIRHGRADMMLAGAGESLRTDCAVWNIDVLGALTREAEDPTRACCPFSADRSGFVLSEGAAVLCLEERESAISRGATILGEITGYANFSDAFDFTSPAEDCVARVKTIEMALQQAGAAPESIDYINAHGTSTALNDLNETESLKKALGAAAYQIPMSSTKSYTGHLIAAAGSFETIICLQAMAHGVMPATANLHHSDPQCDLDYIPNEHRIGEVKRALNLSFGFGGANAALILEKAS
- a CDS encoding efflux transporter outer membrane subunit, translated to MKSLYIISALFLLNGCGSFTRTEYQRPELTLPQQWDDKIHQSGANDVVTSVQSLNLTENWWDNFKDPQLSQLINQVLENNNDLAAAAIKLKLARSTAGLANTNITPNVSLGGSASNTKSIRNGTSPQESYSSNLNLNYEVDLWGKLARIREKNEWEAIATEQDYHATALVVINTTAQLYWNIALLNQQIDNLIASQKIAEKSQQQIKSWYLAGKVSQLDFLQSQQTVISRKNELRRIIKERDSSRNALALLLNRPAEQHASELTALNRNQRIEILNATPLSVLAQRPDIQAAESRLRSALADSDAAKLSFYPTLSLQGALNAGSQLFSQWFSDPTRVVGGSISLPFIQWNTVKLTIEQSDLQVQQAAVAFRRAAYTALSEVDNAMEARFAADEIRQQLQQSLSLSQQRLKLTSSRYRAGAANYQTLLNAQDDLLTIENTLAQNQYDYLYATLQLWLAQGGGSARQEDNPL
- a CDS encoding protein dehydratase yields the protein MRTLRYTVEDAKQWASFSGDDNPIHFDLEWVKAKGGEQLSVHGMRALLDVKQFASESLNHELLASQEVIDSEFIKCVVRLRNPLWNDKDYQLVARNKAGSVALLSSDEQQNCLTCQLSVTSPPRLHEIANEITISTAELVKLQSIFSQFPNEMYEWQFIDAVLFWYLIHDSSLFQQQEIAQWLPAGSTLKDIFCRYPIVQTHQEVVFDHALLTKWVPITSPEPIYLRILPALVIADSESGRLVSISITAHYGEKIINNSITLKVNSITQ